TTGACGTTTGTGACTTCGTATATATACCAAAAAAAAGATCAAGACCAGAGGAATGATGAAACTGTGACATCAGGTGGGAAGAGCGAGTCCTCTCTACTTTGTTGAATGCTTAGCAACATTTATGAGAAAAATATCAAAAGTATATGTTTGTGTTGGTTGCTCAATAATGAATCGACGTTACATCACTCATATTTGGTCCACAAGCTTTACTTCTTGTCCTGCAAGTTATCTTTGATTACACTAATGCACAAATCTCATATTAGTAAGCCAGAAGTGTCTAAAATTTAATGTTAAGTGTGTATTCAAGTAATTCAACTGATCATGGGACTGAACTTATGTATACCCTTCATTTTCGATATATAATTAGGAAGTTCACACTCCATATAATCTCACTAAGACATGCCGGCATTAGAAAGAAGAACTTGTGAACAAACATATCATAAATAGGACACATCAATAAAAAAATTAATATGATATAGAAAATACACCGACTAAATTTTTTTTTTCTATTGTATTGACGTTCCAATATTTTTTTAAATCCCTTGAAATAATTATGTGTTAACTCTTATGGAAAATCATCACAAGGTATGATTTTGGTTGATCTACATAAATTTTATCTTAAAAACCAGAAGAGTCACTCTATATTTTATGGTATAATCACGAAAGTGAAATTATGCAGAATAAAAGAATCCTTATAAGATTACTTAAATAGAAAATTACCAAAAGACAAGTCACCAAAAGAACATTTATCAATAGATGCATGAGCCCTAGTTCCCTACAAATTAAATTTGAAAAATAAGTGACTAACACCAAATCATATAATTAACGTGAATCAATAACAAAATAAGTTAATATGTTTACAAAGGTATTAACCAACACCAATTCAATTGAAACAAATTTTGATTTTTCATGATTCTAAAGTATCAACACTTTTACTCTAATTTTATAGCAATCTTTAGCCGGCTCAATATCTCTAATAAGAAAAAGTGAAACGATCTTCTTTTTCAAAAAGACAACATTTGAAAGTGTTTCATTTTCTCTATTAAAAGAGAAGTACAATTTTTATCTACTATAAAAAGTCATACTGAGTTCATTTCATCAATTACCTCTATTCAATTATTCACATTATCTATTAAATATACAACATTTCTAAAAGTTCTTAATAATTATAAGGATATTAATATTATTACGAAACTTGTTAGAGAAAAATTTAACAAAATCTTACTAAAATTTTAAGTATATTTTTAAATTAATGCATGATTAATTTCGTAATTAGTAATATAATATTATTAAAAATTAATTTTAAATAAAATTTTATTACAAAAATAAAATTATATGGTATTTTTATAAATTTTATAATTGGTAATATATGAATTAAAATGAAAATTATATTAAATTGTTAAATTACTATAATATACTAAAATAATATGATTTTGTCATCTTTTTAAAATATAATATACTAAAACTAATATAATATACTAAAATAATATGATAGATGTTCTATGTATACAATATACTAAAACAATCAAACCAAATTGCTTAAACTGAAAAATGTATTTACTTATAAGATCTCACAATATACTAAAATAATAAAAATGCTAAAGTATACTTTAAACACAACATGAAATTATAAATTATCCTTAACAGATATCCTTTCTATAATAGAACTAAATAAAATTTTAAAATGTAGTGTATGCAAACTGTAGAAATTTTAAAAAAATATATATATATATACTGAAGGAGTTTCTCTATTTGATTATTTTATATTTATGAATTTACTGTACTGAACTAAAAAAATATTAGTATATAATAACAATTAATAACAAAGTAAAATGTATAAGATAAAAATTTATCCACACGAACGTGCTAGTCAAAATCTAGTATTATTTAAAGATGAAGTTCTGTAAGTTTTGTATGTATTTTCCATCAAATGTATGATGAGAATATATACTATCATAGCCTAAAGTCGACAAATTATTATAAGACATTATTAAGATGGATACTAAGATAAAGTCGGCTTCTATGTATTAGCATTTACATACAGAGGGGTGTCAATTCGGGCTGGCCCGGCCCGTCCCGGCCAAACCCGCTAAGCCCGTTGACATTTGAGCCCGGCCCGGCCCGGAAATATTTTGGGCCCGAAAATATTTTGGGCCCAGAATTCAAAGTCCGGCCCGGTCCGGCCCTTGTAGGGCTATAGGACTTTTCGGATTTTTTGGCATTTTTGAAAAATAATTTGTCATTGTCACTTCCATCGTTTTAATATATGTGAATTTTCATTAAAAAACAGTTTCATTTTTTAGTTTTAAAATATAAAGTAAGTTTAAACTTTTCTTCTTTATCAAAAATATTTTACTTTTCGTATGCTTTAAAAACATATTATAAACAAATCAATTTTAATAAGATTTAAATAATAAAAAAAAAATTAAAACTAAATATGTAAAAAGCAAAAATTATGATAAAGATGGTCAAATGTTTCATAATTTGTATTTGGAAACAAAAAACATGTTGTACATAAAAGAAGAATGTACATTTGCAAAATTTAAAATATGACACTTGTAATGATCAAACAATAAAGTGCATTAACAACTTTTATATGTGTTTTATTAGAGTGTTGGATAAAAATATTAAAATAATATGTCAATACTAATAATGATTTTGAATCAAGAATGATAATATTTAAGGTAAAATATAAAATTTCGGGTTTTCGGACCGGTCCTAGCCCAAATGGGCTTAGGCCCAAAATACCCAAAGCCCAAATGGGCTTAGCCCGAAAGGCCCGATCTTTTTGGGCTTATAAAACTAAGCCCAAACCCGGTAATTTTTAGGATAGGCGGACTCGGGCTGCGGGCTTCGGTCCTAATTGACATGTCTATACATAATATTATAACTATAATACGACATAGACTAAGATAAATATCACTTACACATTATCTATACTATCATTAAATTATAAACAATAATAAAAGATATATTATGTTCCACGTCCAGTAACAAATATGATTTAAAATTATCCATTAGCATATATGATTTTAAAACAAAATAATAAGAATTGGTCATAACTCTTCAAAGTTACAATTTTTTTTAATAAAAAAGGTGTATGTCTAATTACAAAACTTGAAATAGTTATACTATTTAAATTAATAAATTAATAATTCAGCTAAAAACTAATAATAAATTATTGACTAACCTAAACCTAATAAAAATGACAAATAAGAAAAATTAACTAAAATCCGGAAGAACATGACAAATAAGCAAAAAAAAAAATTATATATCTAATTACAAATTTTATAGTTATATTATTAAATTAATTAATTATTAACTCAGCTAAAAACTATTAATAAATTAATGGAAAGTATGACAAATAAGCAAAAATACCTCATAAATAATAGTATAGATAAACAATACTAAGTTTTTTACTATTATTATTATTATCAAATAAATACAACTTTTGTTTATATATAAAATTTAATAAAATTATATAAAAATATAAATAAAAATCAATAAAAATATAAGTAAAATATAAGTGAAAATTATTTTTTTTAATGTGAAATTTTGTATTAACAACCAATCTATATTGTTATTTGAGAAGTGAGTTTGTTGATGGTATCTATATTTTGCAAAATATCTATATTTTGCAAAATATTTGCATTAGTCAGCGGTGGAAAATCTGTCGGCATAATTTTGAATCAAAGAGTTTGTTTGTAAAAATCCGATGAACTTAAGTTGATTTCTCTTCTTTATAGAATGTTTCATTGGAATCCAAGTGTGAACTTGTTTATTTAGGGTAGATGATAGATTAAGGTCTAACCTAAGACTCAACTGAGTTAATGTCTATCTTAATTTGCTGGTTTAACCTCGTAATCGTTCTCGTCTAAATTGGTGTGATGGCTAGGAAACATGAGAGAAAGAGAGAGATTATTATATCTCTTTACAAACGACTTACATATTTATAGGAGCCATAGGTCAGCAAAATACATATATTAGAATAAATATTAAAATATTGCAAGAATGTTAAATTCTTACTAGAGTATTTGTTCTAAAAAGAATGTAAACATGCTCATCTTCTCTGAATTTAACACTTAACCAAACGCCTCATAACTAAGTGGATTCTGTTCGGATTCATCTACTCTCTTGAAAACACACTGATGCATGAAAAATAGTCATAACCAAAAGGATATAGTAGTCACACTCCATATGAGATTGAAGCATACATCCTTGCCTAACATTGTTACCTACAACTACAAGTGCTATTAGAGATGAAGCAAGTATTGCAAGGATACAGTGGTGGTACTAATGAAATCAAAACATGTGACGTCTCTCTTTCTTGTGGAAATGTCTGTGAGACTATTTGAGAATTATGTAAAAACCAAGTTCTCGTTGTCTCTCGTTGTCTAAAGAACACTAAATTCAATACAAGTTGGGATGAATAATGTAAAGTTTGATACTTTATGGACTTTAGTGGTAAAAAAGTACAAAAATTTGAAAAACTTATAATCAACTCAATACATTGAACATTAGGAATGACAATTACTCTCTTTTTGTGTAAAGAAAACTTATAATTCAATCCAAGCTGGGATAGATTCTGACCCGGCCCTGATAGGAATGCAATGTTTGGCCAAATTATTCAAACTGTTTGTTTAGCCTAGTGGTATCAATACTATTAAATTATAAATATGATCTATTGATAAAAGATTATGTCCAACTATTATTTCAACAAAACATACATTTTAAATATAACTGCAATTAAATTTAATTTCTGAATCTAACCACCACATGTCTAATAATCGGGTAACCACCACAATAACCACCATGACCAGTTTGATTAAAATATATTGATGCAGTCTATTCATACAAACATCAATTAATATATCACGTCAGTTACCAAAGAAATATTTATGCCAATATATATCTACTAATAATAGCAATCCCAATTAATTCAAAAGGTTGTGAATTCCACTTATGTTGAAAGGTTGTGTTTTTTCAACAACTAAAAGTTGTGCCTTTTTATTTAAAAATGTCTATTTATATTGAAAGAATGTGACCATTTATATTGAAAAGTTGTGATTCTTCATATAAATATTATTACAAAAAGACACAACCTTTTAATTCAAAAGATGTGACTCTTCAAACAAATTTTTGAAAATCTATAAATAGTCCAATGTACATGTCTTCTCAAAGCATAATTTTCACTAATCAAACAGGGGCGGAGCTAGAGAAAAAAATTGTGGGGGGAAAAATAAAATTATGCATAGAACTAAGGATAGGTTTGTTAAAAAATAGGAGGGCAAATTGAAAACTAGTCAATGTTTTACACTGAATCTTTAAAATGAGTTGGGGGTAGCTGCCCCCCTGTTATTCAATGTGGCTCCGCCACTGTAATCAAGTAAAATGGTGAAGAAAAAAAAATTAATAATAGCAAACCCAAACAATGTTGAAAAGTTATATGTTTTATAAGAATTTTATTTCTTGTTAAAAGTTGTGTCTTTTCATTATATATTAAGATATGTCCTTTCATTATTTGTTTCAAGAGTTGTGTATTAGTTAGTATTTAAATTAAAAAGATGTAATTATTTAAATGAAAATTGTGACTATTCATATATGTATCATTTCAAAATAACTACCTTTAAATTGAAAAGTTGTGACTATTCATACAAGTATCATTTTAAAATAACCACCTTTAAACTGGAAAAAATGTGACTATACATCTATATGAAAGTTATGACCTTTTCTCGACAACATAAAAAGTTATTCAAATTAGAATATATCATTTTCTTAATATTTCTTAGATTTTGCATGTTTTATCCATCCGGAAACTTTTTTGTCTTATGAATCTCAATTTCAATTTACACCCTTTCGTTCACGTCATTTACTCTTTTTCAGTCATGACACATTCATACCTTCGGTCAAGGAACATTCGTCCACCCCTTGGAACAAGTTCATACCTCTTGAATCACATCATGTTTGCATCCCTTAGTTTATAACGTGTTCGTACCTCTTAGGTTATGAATCGTTCGTACTTTTTCGTTGACGACCCAACAGTCTAACGTAAACTATACATTTTTTATTTAAAAAGATTTTTATGTTTAGTAAGAGATTTTATTTATTTATTATAAATTGATATAACTTAAAATTTTAGAGTAACTTACCTAAAATAATAAAAAATATATAATTTTATTAGTATTGATGTATTTGTATTTTAGTTGTAATTTTAAATTATAGAATATACATTTTTAATATTATCTACAAGTAAATATAAACACATATGTTCTACGTTTTGACATGATAATTTTTGAAATTAAAATTATTTATTTATATAATATATAAATTATAATATGATATATTTATTTATAAAAATGAGTTCCCACGCGATATCGCGTGGGTTCCTTACCTAGTATTTTTAGTAGTAAGTGACTATAAATCTAGATACCAAAGAAACAAAAACATTAGAAAAATCAACTTTGTTTTAATTAAATTTATGCCAATATACATTGACATTCCAAACACATATTCCAATATATATTGACATTCCAAACACATATCAATTGTAACTATAATTTTTTTTTATCTTTTTAAAATTAATCATTCTTTAAAAATAAAATACAAAATTAATGTGTGAAATGACCATGACACAATTGTATAGTTATGTAACATCACAAATTCAATACAATTATCAAAACCTCTTACTAATAATTTAAAAAATATTATACACAAACATATAAATTAAATTTCTTTAACATATAAAAAAAATTACAAAAAATGTTACATATTTACATTAAAAAAACAAAAAAATTACAAACCAACATTATACATGCGGGTCAACATCTAGAACCGACAAATATGATTACAAAGAAACGAACATACGAGTATTATGATTACAAAGAACTAGCATATGCCGTCAACTTTTAAATCACTACTATTATTTTATAAAATAGATTTTGATAAAGGTTTATACACAGATATGATTAAAAACAAAAATATAATTATAAAAAAAACACAAATATGAAAATTAAATTTCTAAAAAAAAATTAAAACAAAAATATACCCGCATAATCTAGTTATTAGCTAATTTGGAATCTAACAGCGTAAGCTCGATCTGTGGGTGGGCTCATTACCGGTTTTACGTTTTGAAATAGCTTATGGGTCCTCTTATAAAGTCAGGACCGCTCTCCATCTAAAACCTAAGACCCAAAAGACTGTTTTTTTTTAAATCGGTTTTGTCGCCGCCCCTCGTCTCACAAACACAAAGGAAGAAGAAGAAGAATATGGAAGGGATCAAGCTCTCTTTCCCACCGGAGACTCCGCCGCTTTCAGTAATCGCTGCTCTCTCCCTCTCATCTTCTCCGGTAACCATCGACTCCTCCTCCTCCGCAACCGCCGTCCCTACTTTCGTTTTCTCCGACGGGTACTCCTCTCACTTTTTTCCCAATCTGATTCCTTCTCTTCCTCTTTGAAACTAAAACCCTTTTTTTCTCTGGATTTAGGCGAAAACTGAGTGGGACATCAGTTCTTCTCCGGTACGTTGGTCGATCAGCGAAGTCTCTTCCTGGGTTTTACGGCCACGATGCTTTCGAATCTTCACAGGTCTCAAACACGAATCTTCCTCATTGTAGAATTTTGCTTTAAAAGTGGACAAAGTCTCAACCTTTACTTTGTTTCTTCTTCTTATTGTAGATTTTTTTTGTAAAGTCTCAACCTTTACTCTGTTTCTAATTGTAGATTTTGTTTAAAAAGTCTCAACCTTTGCTTAGTTTCTTCTTCTTATTGTAGATTTTTTGTTTAAAGTCTCAACTCAACCTTTACTCTGTTTTTTTTTGTTTAAAGTCTCAACCTTTATACTTTGTTTCTTCTTCTCATTGTAGATTTTGTTTGTAAAGTCTTAACCTTTACTCTGTTTCTTCTTCGCATTTTAGATTTTATGTGTAAAGTCTCAACCTTTACTCTGTTTCTTCTTCTCGTTGTAGATTTTGTTTTTAAAGTCTGAACCTTTACTTTGTTTCTTCTTCTCATTGTAGATTTTTTTGTTTAAAGTCTCAACCTATATTATGTTTTCTTTTGCAGATTGATGAGTGGGTAGATTACGCTTGTGTCTTCTCCTCTGGCTCAGAGTTTGAGAATGCTTGCACTCGCGTTGATAAGTACCTTCAGAGTGGCACCTTTCTTGTTGGTCATTCTCTTTCCATTGCCGATGTTGCTGTTTGGTCAGCTCTTGCTGGTATGTATCCATCATCTTGCTATGAATCTTGCTGAACATAGCTCATTAGCTACATTATGCAATGTTCTAAAAATCAGACCTAGCCAACCTATCTTTATAAAATCCGATCTAATCAGCTTAAATCGGTTAAAGCTATTCTAAATTGGTTTAAATGGATCGAAGTTGGTCTAATACAATCTGAATTGGTCGGTTAAATCAAGCAAAAATGTTAGTATAAGTCCACAAATTTATCTGATTTTGGTTTTTATATCCAAGTTTTATAATGGGCAAATCTCCAAAATAGCAACTTTTTAAGTTTATATCACAAAAATAGCACTCAAAAACTAAAATGACCAAAATAGCACATTTCTAAGTTTATCCTTTGAAAATTTTAATAACCCTAAAATCTAAACCCTAAACCTTAAACTCTAAACCCTAAACCCTAAACCCTAAATCCTAAACCCCACCCTTTAACTCTAAACCCTAAGTTTGTGACTTTTGATAAAACATTAAGTGCTATTTTTGTGACTTTTGACCTTGAGTGCTAGTTTGGGAACATAAACTTGATTTAGTGCTATTTTTGTCTTTTTCTCTTTTATAATTCATCAAAATAATTCTATAATTAAATATATAGTATATAATTAAATCTTAAATTTAAAATATCTAATATAAATATATAATATATAAATAAATAAACAAATAATTGGTTAAAGCTTGAGGAATAATCTGCATATTTACAGCCAAGCCATTTCTTGAACAATAGTTACAGTCTCTAACACACTGATATCATCATCAGGATCCGGTCCAAGATGGGAGAGTTTGAGGAAATCTAAAAAGTATCAGAACTTGGTCAGATGGTTCAACTCAATATCGCTCGAGTACGCAGAGCCACTCAACAAGCTAGCTACATATACTGCGAAGAAGCCTTCAGGGAAGGCTGTTTCTGCTGCACCAAGGTCCAAGGACCAACAAGCAGACAACGTCAACGACAAAGGAAAGCCTGAAGTGGACTTGCCAGGTGCAGAACTCGGAAAAGTCAAACTCCGTTTCGCCCCGGAGCCAAGCGGCTACCTCCACATCGGCCACGCCAAGGCCGCCCTTCTGAACAAGTACTTCGCCGAGCGGTACCAAGGGGAAGTCATCATCCGCTTCGACGACACAAACCCCGCCAAAGAGAGCAACGAGTTCGTCGAAAACCTCGTCAAGGACATCGGTACCTTGGGGATCAAGTACGAGCGCGTGACCTACACTTCCGACTACTTCCCCGACCTCATGAACATGGCCGAGAAGCTCCTGCGCGAGGGGAAAGCCTACGTGGACGACACGCCGAGGGAGCAGATGCAGAAGGAGAGGATGGACGGGATCGATTCCAAATGCAGGAACCATACCATCGAGGAGAATCTTAACCTCTGGCGAGAGATGATCGCTGGAAGCGAGAGAGGGTTGCAGTGCTGCGTCCGCGGGAAGCTGGACATGCAAGACCCCAACAAAGCTATGCGTGACCCTGTTTACTACCGCTGCAACCCTATGTCTCATCACCGTATAGGGGACAAGTACAAGATCTATCCGACGTATGACTTCGCTTGTCCCTTTGTGGACTCCATTGAAGGGATAACGCACGCGCTTCGGTCGAGTGAGTATCATGATAGGAATGCTCAGTACTATAAGGTTCTGGAGGATATGGGGTTGAGGAGAGTTGAGATTTATGAGTTTAGTAGGTTGAATCTTGTTTACACGCTTCTTAGTAAGAGGAAGCTTCTCTGGTTTGTTCAGCAAGGGTTGGTTGGTGGGTGGGATGATCCACGGTTTCCTACGGTCCAAGGCATTGTTCGAAGAGGTTTGAAAATCGAGGCACTGATTCAGTTCATTCTAGAACAGGTAAACATTTTACTTCTCTTTGTTTTTATGTCTCTTTTAAGTGTTCTGTAATAACAATTATGTTTTCATCAATAGTTAGGCGGTTAATTAGGCGTTTACTAGAGGACTAGCTACTAATCAAATTATTTGGACATAGACCGATTAACAAATTATTGATTTATTTTTTCATATATTTTACATTTATATTAGATATTTTAGTGTTGTTTAATTATAAATTTTAGATGAATTATAAAAATTAGATATACAAAAAAAAAGAATTAGACAAATTTTTGGATTTGAACTAACATTAGATATTTTAGTGCTGTTTAATTATAAATTTTAGATGAATTATAAAAATTAGATATACAAAAAAAGAAAGAATTAGATAAATTTTGGATTTGAACTAACATTAGATACTTTAGTGTTGTTTAATTATAAATTTTAGATGAATTATAAAAATTAGATATACAAAAAAGAAAGAATTAGACAAATTTTTGGATTTGAACTAACATTATTGCTTGATTTATGAGATTTAGACCAATTTAGATTGATTTAAACCGATTTAAATTGTTTTTAACCTATTTAGAACAGTTTAAACCGAATTGAGCAGGCATAAATTGGATTTTAGAAAATATTTACAGCCTATTTTAATTGTTCTGTAATAACAATTATGTTTTGATTAACGTTTCCAGGGTGCTTCAAAGAATCTAAACTTGATGGAGTGGGACAAGCTTTGGACTATTAACAAGAAGATAGTTGATCCTGTGTGTCCTAGACATACGGCTGTGGTTGAAGAGAGGCGTGTGCTGTTGACATTAACCGATGGTCCTGATGAGCCGTTTGTCCGGATGATACCAAAGCACAAGAAGTTTGAAGGCGCTGGAGAGAAGGCGACCACTTTCACCAAGAACATATGGATTGAGGGAGCTGATGCGAGTGCCATCTCTGTTAACGAGGAAGTGACTTTGATGGATTGGGGAAACGCCATTGTGAAGGAAGTCACAAAGGACGAGGAGGGTCGTGTCACTGCGTTGTCTGGCGTTCTGAATCTCAAAGGGTCTGTTAAGACTACAAAGCTGAAGCTGACATGGCTTCCAGAGACTAATGAGTTGGTTAAGCTCACGTTGACAGACTTTGATTATTTGATCACCAAGAAGAAGGTAAGAGAATTTGTTGATGTCTATCGTTTCTACTCTCAGAATCACTGATGTGTTTTTGGTTTGGTGCAAACACAGCTAGAGGAAGATGATGAGGTTGCTACTTTTGTGAATCCTTACACGAAGAAGGAAACGTCGGCACTTGGTGATTCT
This genomic interval from Brassica oleracea var. oleracea cultivar TO1000 chromosome C2, BOL, whole genome shotgun sequence contains the following:
- the LOC106327399 gene encoding glutamate--tRNA ligase, cytoplasmic, whose translation is MEGIKLSFPPETPPLSVIAALSLSSSPVTIDSSSSATAVPTFVFSDGRKLSGTSVLLRYVGRSAKSLPGFYGHDAFESSQIDEWVDYACVFSSGSEFENACTRVDKYLQSGTFLVGHSLSIADVAVWSALAGSGPRWESLRKSKKYQNLVRWFNSISLEYAEPLNKLATYTAKKPSGKAVSAAPRSKDQQADNVNDKGKPEVDLPGAELGKVKLRFAPEPSGYLHIGHAKAALLNKYFAERYQGEVIIRFDDTNPAKESNEFVENLVKDIGTLGIKYERVTYTSDYFPDLMNMAEKLLREGKAYVDDTPREQMQKERMDGIDSKCRNHTIEENLNLWREMIAGSERGLQCCVRGKLDMQDPNKAMRDPVYYRCNPMSHHRIGDKYKIYPTYDFACPFVDSIEGITHALRSSEYHDRNAQYYKVLEDMGLRRVEIYEFSRLNLVYTLLSKRKLLWFVQQGLVGGWDDPRFPTVQGIVRRGLKIEALIQFILEQGASKNLNLMEWDKLWTINKKIVDPVCPRHTAVVEERRVLLTLTDGPDEPFVRMIPKHKKFEGAGEKATTFTKNIWIEGADASAISVNEEVTLMDWGNAIVKEVTKDEEGRVTALSGVLNLKGSVKTTKLKLTWLPETNELVKLTLTDFDYLITKKKLEEDDEVATFVNPYTKKETSALGDSNMRNLQRGDVIQLERKGYYRCDVPFIKSSKPIVLFSIPDGRQHQPLAAN